The Cellulomonas flavigena DSM 20109 DNA segment CTCTTGTGGACGCGTCCAGGGCGGCCTCGAGCGCGGCCTGGGTCTCGCGCTCCGTCTCGCCGTCGTCGTCGGTGGTGACTGGCTGGGTGCACACGGCGCAGATGTGGCTGTGGGCCTCTGCGGCTCTGCGCTCGGTGGCGACGGGCGCCTCGCATCTCGGGCATGCGACTGGGTCGAGGCCGTGGAACAGCGCCCGGGCGACTGCGGACTCGCGATGGTCGTTCAGCGCGCGTTGGTCCTGCTGGCGTGCGGCACGGGCCTGACGGTGCAGCGCGCCGGCGGCGGTCCAGGCGGCCTCCGCGTCCGCTAGCTGGCCGGCCAGGGTCGTCACGTCGGCTGCGACCGCCGACGCTGGCCTTGTCGCGGATCGGAGGGCGAGTTCGCCGAGCGCGGTGCGGGCTGCTTGGAGCGCGTCGAGTTGTGCGCGGCGGGCGTCGGCGCGCTCGGTGTCCGAGGTGCGCGAGGCCGCGGCGTTCTTGGCGCGGTTGCGCGCCGCGTCGCGGGCGGCTCTGACGCGGGTGTACAGCGCGGCGCCGGGCAGGTCGAGGAACACCGTCAGTAGACGCCCTGCCAGGCCGGCCATGGCGGTCTCGCCGATCAGGACGGGCTCTCGTCCCGCGGGCGGGTACAGCGCGCCGAAGTACGAGGCCCACCGGTGGGGCTGCACCCCTCCGGTGTTGAGCGCGGCGAGCAGCGGCTCTAGAGACAATCGATCCAGCATGAAGACGTCTACGGCGCGCGCGTACTCCTTGGCTGAGGCTGCCGCGAGCACCGTCTTGGTGCCCATGCCACCCGAACGCAAGGCCGCGAGGTCGGTGGCCTCGACGATGGAGCCTTCGGCGATCGCCCCGTCGCGCATGACGATGCGGAATCCCGTCGGCCTGCCGTTGATCTCGGTATCGCACTCGACGTCGGAGAGCCACTTGGCGACATCTCGTTGCAGTTCGCGCGGCTCGCCGCGGAGGCACAGCGTGATGGCCTCGAGGAGGGTCGTCTTGCCACGAAGGTTCGCACCGACGGCCATCACGACTCCAGTGGGGATGTCGAACGTGGCGTCGAACGGACCGGTGCCCTGCGGGCCCGCCTTCGTTCCACGCAGCCGGAGCCGGGTCACTCGTAGGGACCGGGCCATCACGGGGACGTGTGAGTCCGGAACGGCGTGCGCTGCGAGGACGGCCTCAACGAGGCTCGCGTCGACTCCACTGCGAGCGGCCACCCGCTCGGCGAGCGTCTGGCGCTGCGACGCACTCACGCGGCACCTGCCTCGCGGATGGCCGCGAGACGCCGACGGACGCGTCCCGTGATCGCGCCGATCCGTGCGTTGTACGCGGTGTCGGCGTATTCCTGCTGCCGGTACTGCTCGTCCTTGAGTTCGGTGCCGCCTTGCCCCGCGGTCACGGCGACGAGCAGCGCCACCCGGTCGACGTAGTACTCCAATGCAGGCTCCTCGGCGACCATCTCGCGGGCGACTTCCCGCCCGTGCTCGGTCAGGTAGTAGTTGTGCTGGCGCGTCCGGCCTGGTGTGCCCTCCCGGCGTCGGGACACCAGACCTGGGCCGGCGAGCACGGACAGGGCCGCGTCGAGCGGCTCGTACGCGCCGAACCGATAGCGCAGCATCGGATGCCTGCGGATCTCGGGCTCTTCGGACGTCAGGATCCGCTCGGCGTGGTCCAGCAGTGCGGCGTCCCCGCTTGCCTCGAACCGGTCCAAGAGCATGTTGGCGAAGTAGTCCGGGTTGCGGAGCCAGAAATCGAGCTTCTGGAGGAGGACCTGCGTGCGCAGCACCGCGACCGCGCCGCCGGGTGCCGCGGGCGGTGGCGGGTCGTCGACCGGCTCGGCGGCGCCGTCGATCAGGAGCAGGAGCCGCACGGCGTCCTGCATTCGGCTGGTCGTGGGCTCGGCGGGCTCCACAGGCTCGTTCGTCAAACCGTTCCCCCTCCATCGGACACTCGACATACTGCCGCCTCGACGGCGGGCGAACCCCAATCCGGCAGGCGTGGCGGGCACCTGCGGGGTGATTCCAGTCGCTGAGCGAGCCTGCGAGGAGGCGCTCGTGG contains these protein-coding regions:
- a CDS encoding ATP-binding protein, with translation MSASQRQTLAERVAARSGVDASLVEAVLAAHAVPDSHVPVMARSLRVTRLRLRGTKAGPQGTGPFDATFDIPTGVVMAVGANLRGKTTLLEAITLCLRGEPRELQRDVAKWLSDVECDTEINGRPTGFRIVMRDGAIAEGSIVEATDLAALRSGGMGTKTVLAAASAKEYARAVDVFMLDRLSLEPLLAALNTGGVQPHRWASYFGALYPPAGREPVLIGETAMAGLAGRLLTVFLDLPGAALYTRVRAARDAARNRAKNAAASRTSDTERADARRAQLDALQAARTALGELALRSATRPASAVAADVTTLAGQLADAEAAWTAAGALHRQARAARQQDQRALNDHRESAVARALFHGLDPVACPRCEAPVATERRAAEAHSHICAVCTQPVTTDDDGETERETQAALEAALDASTRAAAAALEAYERAEEEVTKLSQRLTEAEVELREARDAATTDERASLELAAARAEGALAVLPDDDPVLIDPADTILDALVAELEADLVEPSRELFEELGAEIATLAREFGIESVTEIRIDRAARLKIWKGGADAGGFTAQSPGERLRLRIATVLALLRVGHRRGIATHPGLLMLDSLKAEEVQDSDAAALLDALIRAAAETPNLQVLTTSADQSLPVGKLPADAIIAPPAPDQPLW